In the genome of Candidatus Liberimonas magnetica, one region contains:
- the gyrB gene encoding DNA topoisomerase (ATP-hydrolyzing) subunit B encodes MEKSTEENISDSKKYDASKIQVLEGLEAVRKRPAMYIGSTGSAGLHHLVYEVVDNSIDEVLGGYCKTIDVIIHPDNSCTVIDDGRGIPVEPHPKYKNVSALEIVMTKLHAGGKFDHNAYKVSGGLHGVGVSCVNALSEIMTVEVYRDGKIYTQTYKRGVPQEPVKVAGKSDDRGTKITFKPDPQIMTATTFSFDILSNRLRELAFLNADTRITIIDEREDKEHTFNYEGGLVTFVKFLNANKNPLHPTPIYFSKEKDDVIVEVAIQYNDAYNEQIFTFVNNINTIEGGTHLSGFRSALTRVINDYISKNEVTKGKGISLSGDDVREGLTAVISVKVPNPQFEGQTKTKLGNSEVEGTVKSIVDSALSSFLEENPSVSNKIIEKAIIAAEAREAARKARELTRRKGALDSASLPGKLADCSERDPEKCEIYIVEGESAGGSAKQGRDRSFQAILPLKGKILNVEKSRLIKMLGNDEIRTLITAIGTGIGQEEFDILKTRYHKIIIMTDADVDGAHIRTLLLTFFYRQMSELLSKGYIYIAQPPLFKVKKNKKEMYLHTEEHMEEFLLKEGSEGVELSISKQGKKVASFDDKKLENVFRYINELDGLVKKLRRKKVGWKDYMKFKENGKLPLYRIDNYEDSKPLYIFSDKEWKNFKLEYLKRKEQAIKAEGELPLEVTEDLGDKVKEDLWELPRIDVLAKKLEDSGLDMTNYGESTEKPTYHLKAANETYDLFSMNEIVEKIKDLGRQGASIQRYKGLGEMNPEQLWETTMNPKNRKLLQVTLEDTIEADRIFTTLMGDKVEPRRLFIETHALDVRNLDV; translated from the coding sequence ATGGAAAAATCTACAGAAGAAAATATCAGTGACAGCAAAAAATACGACGCTTCAAAAATACAAGTATTAGAAGGGCTTGAAGCTGTCAGGAAACGGCCTGCCATGTACATCGGCTCTACGGGCTCTGCAGGCTTGCATCATTTGGTCTATGAAGTAGTGGACAATTCGATAGATGAAGTCCTGGGCGGTTATTGCAAGACCATAGATGTAATAATACATCCTGATAATTCCTGCACCGTAATAGATGACGGCCGCGGCATACCTGTTGAGCCGCATCCTAAGTATAAAAATGTATCAGCGCTTGAAATAGTGATGACAAAACTGCATGCAGGTGGCAAATTCGACCATAACGCGTACAAGGTCTCGGGCGGCCTTCACGGAGTGGGCGTGTCCTGCGTGAACGCTTTATCCGAGATAATGACAGTGGAAGTTTACCGAGACGGCAAGATATACACTCAAACCTATAAGCGCGGCGTGCCCCAGGAACCGGTAAAGGTCGCAGGCAAGTCTGACGACCGCGGCACAAAGATAACTTTTAAGCCTGACCCGCAGATCATGACGGCTACAACATTCTCTTTTGACATACTTTCAAACCGCTTGCGGGAACTAGCTTTCTTAAATGCCGATACGCGTATTACGATAATAGACGAGAGGGAAGACAAAGAACACACTTTTAATTACGAAGGAGGGCTAGTAACCTTCGTTAAGTTTTTAAATGCGAACAAGAACCCGCTTCACCCTACACCCATATACTTCTCGAAAGAAAAAGACGATGTAATAGTGGAAGTTGCCATACAATACAACGATGCTTATAACGAACAGATATTCACTTTTGTGAACAATATAAACACCATAGAAGGTGGAACGCACCTTTCGGGTTTTCGCTCTGCTCTGACCAGGGTCATAAATGATTATATAAGTAAAAACGAGGTTACCAAAGGAAAAGGCATATCTCTTTCGGGAGATGACGTAAGAGAAGGGCTGACCGCCGTAATATCGGTCAAGGTGCCAAACCCGCAGTTTGAAGGCCAGACAAAGACAAAGCTTGGAAACTCTGAAGTGGAAGGTACCGTAAAATCCATAGTAGACAGCGCCCTTTCTTCCTTCCTTGAAGAAAACCCCTCAGTATCGAACAAGATAATAGAAAAAGCCATAATAGCAGCAGAAGCTCGCGAAGCCGCCCGCAAAGCAAGGGAGCTGACCCGCAGAAAAGGTGCGCTTGATTCAGCATCGTTACCTGGCAAGCTTGCAGACTGTTCGGAACGCGACCCGGAAAAGTGCGAGATCTATATAGTCGAAGGAGAGTCAGCGGGCGGTTCGGCAAAACAGGGAAGGGACCGGTCTTTTCAGGCGATACTTCCATTGAAAGGAAAGATCCTGAACGTTGAAAAGTCAAGGCTCATAAAAATGCTGGGCAATGATGAGATAAGGACTTTGATTACAGCCATAGGCACAGGCATAGGACAGGAAGAATTTGATATTTTAAAAACAAGATACCATAAAATAATAATAATGACAGACGCCGATGTTGACGGAGCCCACATAAGGACGCTTCTTCTGACATTCTTTTACAGGCAAATGTCCGAGCTTCTTTCCAAAGGATATATATACATAGCTCAGCCGCCGCTTTTTAAAGTAAAAAAGAACAAAAAAGAAATGTATCTGCACACGGAAGAGCATATGGAAGAGTTCCTTCTTAAAGAGGGCTCTGAAGGCGTAGAGCTTTCTATCTCAAAGCAGGGCAAGAAAGTCGCTTCTTTTGACGACAAAAAACTTGAAAATGTCTTTCGTTATATAAACGAGCTGGACGGGCTTGTAAAGAAACTGCGCAGGAAAAAAGTAGGGTGGAAGGATTATATGAAATTCAAAGAAAACGGCAAACTACCCCTTTACAGGATAGATAATTATGAGGACAGCAAACCCTTGTACATATTCTCGGATAAGGAATGGAAAAATTTTAAACTCGAATACTTGAAACGGAAAGAGCAGGCTATTAAGGCCGAAGGAGAACTGCCGCTTGAAGTAACGGAAGACCTGGGAGATAAAGTTAAAGAAGACCTCTGGGAACTGCCCAGGATAGACGTGCTGGCAAAAAAGCTGGAAGATTCAGGTCTGGATATGACGAATTACGGAGAAAGCACGGAAAAACCCACCTATCATCTCAAGGCCGCCAACGAAACTTATGACCTTTTCAGCATGAACGAGATAGTCGAAAAGATAAAAGACCTTGGCAGGCAGGGCGCGAGCATACAAAGGTATAAAGGCCTGGGAGAAATGAACCCGGAGCAATTGTGGGAAACTACGATGAACCCAAAAAACAGGAAACTCCTACAGGTTACGCTTGAAGATACCATAGAAGCTGATAGAATTTTTACAACGCTCATGGGAGATAAAGTAGAGCCGAGAAGGCTTTTCATAGAAACTCACGCCCTTGATGTAAGAAATTTAGATGTATAA
- a CDS encoding DUF721 domain-containing protein, translated as MAFTQANAIVNIIKNQLGLNEKTYTVIRVWDKEIGPMSKYASLAAVKKGKLIVEVSSSSVFQEMTLRKTDIIKKINQYFGKEKVVKDIKFELKK; from the coding sequence ATGGCTTTTACCCAGGCAAATGCAATAGTCAACATCATAAAAAACCAGTTAGGGCTTAATGAAAAAACATATACGGTAATCAGGGTCTGGGATAAAGAAATCGGGCCCATGTCGAAATATGCGAGCCTTGCAGCTGTAAAAAAAGGAAAATTGATAGTAGAAGTTTCGTCAAGTTCGGTATTCCAGGAAATGACTTTGCGTAAAACTGATATAATAAAAAAAATAAATCAGTATTTCGGAAAAGAAAAAGTAGTAAAAGATATAAAATTCGAATTAAAAAAATAA
- the dnaN gene encoding DNA polymerase III subunit beta, which translates to MKIICSKGELVKGTQIVQTIVSPRSTLPILSNFLMEAEGQTIKLSSTDLEVGVSCFIKGEIVKEGSITIPAKRFSDIVRELNDDKNIEIKTDESNEINIKCEKSHFVLMGLPKADYPVLPSFPKEGAFTVSQPVLKKMLRRTVFSASMDETRYVLNGVYLILEEENLKMVATDGRRLSYIYKSGMDKKIERRAIIPSKAVNELQRVLASDDEKEEVKIGLTENQIAFQFSLITIISRLIEGTFPNYEQVIPKKFESQIKVNTKNILSAVRQMALLVSDKTSIVKFFFANNVLRISASAAGLGSGEVELDIDYKGQKLEIAFNPSFLIDIFKNIDEDELYFELTSSLNPAVVRPVNDKNYICVVMPMRL; encoded by the coding sequence ATGAAAATAATATGTTCAAAGGGGGAACTGGTAAAAGGGACTCAAATAGTTCAAACCATAGTCTCTCCAAGAAGTACTCTTCCTATATTGTCTAATTTTTTAATGGAAGCGGAAGGGCAGACTATAAAACTATCATCAACCGACCTGGAGGTAGGGGTATCCTGCTTCATAAAAGGCGAAATAGTGAAAGAAGGAAGCATTACCATACCTGCAAAAAGGTTCAGTGATATAGTGAGGGAATTGAACGATGATAAAAATATAGAAATAAAAACCGATGAATCGAACGAAATAAACATAAAATGCGAAAAATCACATTTTGTCCTTATGGGCCTTCCTAAAGCGGATTACCCGGTTCTACCTTCTTTCCCTAAAGAAGGGGCCTTTACGGTATCACAACCGGTGCTTAAGAAAATGTTGAGAAGGACTGTATTCTCAGCTTCAATGGACGAAACAAGGTATGTCTTAAACGGAGTTTACCTCATTTTAGAGGAAGAGAATCTTAAAATGGTCGCAACTGACGGCAGGCGACTTTCTTATATATATAAAAGCGGGATGGACAAAAAAATCGAAAGGAGAGCTATTATTCCATCAAAAGCCGTGAACGAGTTACAGAGAGTACTGGCCAGTGATGATGAAAAAGAAGAAGTAAAAATAGGTTTAACTGAAAATCAGATAGCCTTTCAATTCAGCCTTATAACAATAATATCAAGGCTGATCGAAGGAACATTCCCTAATTATGAGCAAGTTATCCCAAAAAAATTTGAATCGCAGATAAAAGTTAATACAAAAAACATACTTTCGGCTGTTAGGCAGATGGCTTTGCTTGTGTCGGACAAAACCTCTATAGTAAAGTTCTTTTTTGCCAACAATGTTTTAAGGATATCGGCCTCTGCAGCGGGTTTAGGCTCAGGTGAAGTAGAGCTGGATATAGATTATAAAGGGCAAAAACTTGAGATAGCTTTTAACCCGTCCTTTTTAATAGACATATTTAAAAATATAGATGAAGATGAATTGTATTTTGAGCTTACCAGCTCGCTTAATCCCGCGGTCGTAAGGCCGGTAAACGATAAAAATTATATCTGTGTCGTGATGCCGATGCGGCTGTAA
- the dnaA gene encoding chromosomal replication initiator protein DnaA yields the protein MNNVEKLWKKVVENLQGQMSQESFNLWIIPLRPISAENGKFLLQVPNKYFSDWIKNYQKNNIEKILSEEIQGDVKLEFQEMQDLTSILKKVEDILEPAVPQHASKEFSQEQFNPKYTFDNFVVGASNRFAHASCEAVSKMPGRQFNPLFIYGGVGLGKTHLLHGIGNYICKNNPSLRVLYVTSEKFINEFIDSLRFEKPASFRNKYRNVDCLLIDDIQFLVGRQSSQEEFFYTFNTLYDSKKQVVITSDRPPKELPTLEPRLISRFEWGVIADIQPPDLETRIAILRKKAEAEHLYIPDDVILYIATQVKSNIRELEGSLLRITAFSAFTGTPLTVDSVQKILRDVVRPPEDAMPITIDRIQKIVAKHFNLDVKDMKSKKRTDAVAFPRQIAMYLARTLTDEFSTTEIGEAFGGKDHTTVMHACNKIKARMGSDPYFIAKINQISQEIRTGKDVE from the coding sequence ATGAATAATGTGGAAAAGCTATGGAAAAAAGTTGTGGAAAACCTGCAGGGCCAAATGAGCCAGGAATCCTTTAATTTGTGGATAATTCCTTTAAGGCCTATTTCAGCAGAAAATGGAAAATTCTTGCTTCAGGTTCCGAACAAATATTTTTCTGATTGGATAAAGAATTACCAAAAAAACAATATAGAAAAGATCCTCAGCGAAGAAATACAGGGCGATGTAAAGTTAGAGTTCCAAGAGATGCAGGACCTTACATCTATATTAAAAAAAGTCGAAGATATCCTGGAACCTGCTGTACCTCAGCATGCTTCAAAAGAGTTTTCACAGGAACAGTTTAATCCGAAATATACGTTCGATAATTTTGTCGTAGGAGCATCGAACCGTTTTGCCCACGCTTCCTGCGAAGCTGTCTCAAAAATGCCCGGCAGGCAGTTTAACCCTTTGTTTATATACGGCGGGGTCGGCCTTGGCAAGACGCACCTTCTGCACGGTATAGGCAATTATATATGTAAAAACAACCCTTCTTTGAGAGTCCTTTATGTAACAAGTGAAAAATTCATCAACGAATTCATAGATTCTCTTAGGTTTGAAAAACCGGCTTCTTTCAGGAACAAATACAGGAATGTCGACTGCCTTTTGATAGATGATATACAGTTTTTGGTAGGGAGACAGAGTTCTCAGGAAGAGTTCTTTTATACTTTTAACACTCTTTATGATTCGAAAAAACAGGTAGTCATTACATCCGACAGGCCGCCCAAAGAACTTCCCACTCTTGAACCCCGCTTGATATCCCGTTTTGAATGGGGTGTTATAGCTGACATACAGCCGCCGGATCTTGAGACAAGGATAGCTATTTTACGAAAAAAAGCTGAAGCGGAGCATTTATACATACCTGATGATGTCATTTTATATATCGCGACACAGGTCAAATCAAATATCAGGGAACTCGAAGGGTCGCTCTTAAGAATAACTGCTTTTTCTGCTTTTACCGGGACCCCTTTGACAGTAGACTCTGTACAAAAAATATTAAGGGATGTAGTACGGCCGCCTGAAGATGCAATGCCTATTACGATAGACAGGATACAAAAGATAGTAGCAAAGCATTTTAACCTTGATGTAAAAGATATGAAATCAAAAAAACGCACAGATGCGGTGGCTTTCCCAAGGCAGATAGCGATGTATCTGGCAAGGACCTTGACCGATGAATTTTCTACCACAGAAATAGGCGAGGCTTTCGGCGGCAAAGACCATACCACTGTCATGCATGCCTGTAATAAAATAAAAGCCAGAATGGGCAGTGACCCTTATTTTATAGCAAAGATTAACCAGATCAGCCAGGAAATTCGTACGGGAAAAGATGTGGAGTAG
- the rsmA gene encoding 16S rRNA (adenine(1518)-N(6)/adenine(1519)-N(6))-dimethyltransferase RsmA, whose protein sequence is MRQPKGQNFLIDKDTAIKIVNAASLGPDDNVIEIGPGKGILTGFVAPKVNSLISIEIDKKLSIRLKDKFKNINNVTIINEDFLDYKIPDRPGNIKLVANLPYYIATAILQKLLPQKTWTTAIFMVQKEVGERIVSGKDNSAYGFLSIFCQYYAECRILFKCSPDLFFPKPLVDSVVLQITNKFPLEPDIDLFKVVKLSFSQKRKTILNSLSNALACEKPAISAVLKQADIDPTLRPENLSIDAFKDLTFLLKKCKLLK, encoded by the coding sequence ATGCGCCAGCCAAAAGGCCAGAATTTTTTAATCGATAAAGATACGGCAATAAAGATCGTTAACGCTGCAAGCCTTGGGCCAGACGATAATGTAATTGAAATAGGGCCGGGAAAAGGGATCTTGACTGGCTTTGTTGCCCCCAAGGTTAATTCTCTTATTTCAATAGAAATTGATAAAAAATTAAGTATACGTTTAAAAGACAAATTCAAAAATATTAATAATGTAACTATTATAAATGAAGATTTCCTAGATTATAAAATACCTGACCGGCCGGGCAATATAAAATTAGTAGCAAACCTTCCTTATTACATAGCAACTGCAATCCTGCAAAAGCTTTTACCCCAAAAGACCTGGACTACCGCAATATTTATGGTCCAGAAAGAAGTCGGGGAACGGATAGTGTCCGGCAAGGACAACAGCGCGTATGGCTTTTTATCAATATTCTGCCAGTACTATGCAGAGTGCCGCATATTATTTAAGTGCAGCCCCGACTTGTTCTTTCCAAAACCTTTGGTCGATTCTGTAGTTTTACAAATAACCAATAAATTTCCCCTAGAGCCGGACATCGATTTATTTAAAGTAGTAAAGCTTTCTTTTTCCCAAAAAAGAAAAACCATCCTTAATTCCCTTTCAAATGCTTTAGCTTGCGAAAAACCCGCTATTTCAGCTGTCTTAAAACAAGCCGATATTGATCCCACCTTGCGGCCTGAAAACCTTTCAATAGATGCTTTCAAAGACTTGACTTTTCTGTTAAAAAAATGTAAACTTTTGAAGTAA
- the mnmE gene encoding tRNA uridine-5-carboxymethylaminomethyl(34) synthesis GTPase MnmE encodes MYQNSTDTITAISTPLGQSGLGVIRLSGPDAVRIIESFFKPAADKPAVDNPIFAARSHTLHYGFIRDKERLIDEVVVAVFKAPHSYTGEDIIEISAHGGPIVLKEILALCLANGARLAAPGEFSFRAFVNGRMDLTKAEAVQDLIASKTVLAAQASINQLKGSLFEKISSWRKKIIGLLSDIEASLDHCEEEIKFITDKEIAAVIKYLIQEINVIEKSALKESYLRDGLKVSIIGKPNAGKSSIFNVLLEKERAIVTEYPGTTRDTIEETIDLKGIPVVITDMAGLREKAPDPAERIGQERAKDCIKLADMVLWILDSSTELGPEDKYIWDILSPLKDKKSVVPVLNKTDLPLKLDETELKKIFCREMKVIKLSALKKSGFEQIEEAILANFKKDNNLADEPFLLNERHLDALRSAKSDLNTALTSVNTGESEELIAFNLREALNHLGEISGENITDEILENIFSKFCLGK; translated from the coding sequence ATGTATCAAAATTCCACAGATACCATAACCGCAATATCTACTCCTCTTGGGCAAAGCGGCCTCGGTGTAATTCGTTTAAGCGGGCCGGATGCTGTCAGGATCATCGAATCGTTTTTTAAGCCTGCGGCTGACAAACCTGCGGTTGACAATCCAATTTTCGCAGCAAGGTCCCATACCCTGCATTACGGTTTTATTCGCGACAAAGAAAGACTTATTGATGAAGTCGTTGTAGCCGTATTTAAAGCACCGCATTCCTATACCGGAGAAGATATTATAGAAATATCCGCTCACGGAGGGCCTATTGTTTTAAAGGAAATATTAGCGCTTTGCCTGGCAAACGGCGCCAGGCTTGCTGCCCCGGGTGAGTTTTCTTTCAGGGCATTTGTAAACGGCAGAATGGACCTGACAAAAGCCGAGGCGGTTCAGGACCTTATAGCAAGTAAAACTGTTTTAGCAGCACAGGCAAGTATAAACCAGTTAAAGGGAAGTCTTTTTGAGAAGATCAGTTCCTGGCGAAAAAAGATAATAGGCCTCCTGTCCGATATTGAGGCCTCCCTTGACCATTGTGAAGAAGAAATAAAGTTCATTACTGATAAAGAAATAGCAGCTGTCATAAAATATTTAATCCAAGAAATTAACGTCATAGAAAAATCAGCTTTAAAAGAAAGCTATTTAAGAGACGGTTTAAAGGTTTCCATAATAGGAAAACCGAACGCTGGAAAATCGTCTATTTTTAATGTTCTATTGGAAAAAGAAAGAGCTATAGTTACCGAATACCCCGGGACAACAAGGGACACTATTGAAGAAACCATCGATTTAAAAGGTATACCTGTCGTAATAACAGATATGGCCGGGTTAAGAGAAAAAGCCCCAGATCCGGCGGAAAGGATCGGGCAGGAAAGAGCTAAGGACTGCATCAAACTTGCAGATATGGTCTTATGGATCTTGGATTCTTCAACTGAACTAGGGCCGGAAGATAAATATATCTGGGACATACTTTCCCCTTTAAAAGACAAAAAGAGCGTGGTTCCTGTTTTAAACAAGACAGACCTGCCTTTAAAGCTTGATGAAACAGAGTTAAAAAAGATTTTTTGCCGGGAAATGAAGGTGATTAAACTATCGGCACTAAAAAAATCCGGTTTTGAACAAATAGAAGAGGCTATTCTTGCAAATTTTAAAAAAGACAATAATCTGGCCGATGAGCCGTTCCTGCTTAATGAAAGGCATCTGGACGCTTTAAGATCGGCTAAATCTGATTTAAATACTGCCCTGACTTCTGTCAATACAGGCGAAAGCGAAGAGCTCATAGCTTTTAATCTGAGGGAAGCTTTGAATCATCTGGGCGAGATATCCGGAGAAAATATAACAGACGAAATCCTTGAGAATATTTTCTCAAAATTTTGCCTAGGCAAATAA
- a CDS encoding protein jag: protein MSEIEIEGKTIEEAIEEGLGKLGVSRDKVDVKILNEGATGLFGLMGNKPARVKLIIKGTSASGVDYAQAQEKAKEYIENIIKFMGLSFTKIDTSQTDEGVLVNVKSTDSRFIIGKNGQTLDALEHVLNLMVNKNEETRTRIIFETEGYRKQQEERLNAMADKAIAEVKRTGKPYRFEPMSSKERRIIHISLKNSTDIESFSEGEGAFRKVVIKLKK, encoded by the coding sequence ATGTCTGAGATAGAAATTGAAGGTAAAACCATAGAAGAAGCTATAGAAGAAGGGCTCGGGAAACTCGGGGTTTCTAGGGATAAAGTAGACGTCAAGATATTAAATGAAGGGGCTACAGGTTTGTTCGGCCTAATGGGTAATAAGCCAGCCAGAGTAAAACTCATTATAAAAGGTACTTCTGCATCCGGTGTGGACTATGCGCAGGCACAGGAAAAAGCAAAAGAGTATATCGAGAATATAATAAAATTTATGGGGCTTTCCTTTACAAAGATAGATACATCTCAAACAGACGAAGGGGTGCTGGTAAACGTTAAATCTACTGACAGCAGGTTTATAATCGGCAAGAACGGGCAAACGCTCGATGCTTTGGAACATGTCTTGAACCTCATGGTGAACAAGAATGAAGAGACCAGGACAAGAATAATCTTTGAAACAGAGGGTTACCGTAAACAGCAGGAAGAAAGGCTTAATGCAATGGCAGATAAAGCTATAGCGGAAGTAAAACGCACGGGTAAACCCTACAGGTTTGAACCGATGTCCTCCAAGGAACGAAGAATCATACACATTTCTTTAAAGAATAGCACCGATATTGAAAGTTTTTCTGAAGGAGAAGGCGCCTTCAGGAAAGTGGTCATTAAACTGAAAAAATAA
- the yidC gene encoding membrane protein insertase YidC: MEKNTFLAIVLSTLFLILWWTFYPQQHAVAPQPLSKTEQAKETQGQQNIKPELLSQQPKTPVKEIAEKEITIDTNKYHAVFTTRGAAIKHWVLKENMSRRIDLSLSEDLLMFSTFNDINFEIVEQTPKKIIFAAQLPQNKKITKTYTLSDTYIQNLKIDTNTPFKILIGQGLGTDETDKDENIKLTRALAYPVDALKKMENLKIGEYDFPGYKWAALDNRYFLSAIIPENDKGFDKIIVSKSGKKEPPSLILSKEKFSGDGTVSISVDFYLGPKLLSSLKALNIGFENTIDFGMFGFLSKIALEVLNFFYRLTVNFGWSIILLTVVIQIIVFPLTIKSFKAQAAMKKLNPMIKEIQTKFKSDPKRLNIEMLNVYKTQKVNPLGGCLPMLLQIPIFWALFNALRTTYELRGAPWIFWIKDLSVHDPYYILPVVMGIGMLFQQKMVSVSADPTQAKMMYLMPVVFTFMFLKFPSGLVLYWLTNSMISMIEQYFIMLRQEEVGNV, translated from the coding sequence ATGGAAAAAAACACTTTTTTAGCTATAGTTTTATCAACTTTATTCCTTATTCTATGGTGGACATTTTATCCGCAGCAGCACGCAGTAGCGCCCCAGCCTTTGAGCAAAACCGAGCAAGCCAAGGAAACCCAAGGACAGCAAAACATAAAACCGGAGCTCCTCAGCCAACAACCAAAAACACCTGTAAAAGAAATAGCTGAAAAAGAAATTACTATAGATACAAACAAATACCATGCGGTATTTACAACCAGAGGCGCTGCTATAAAGCACTGGGTACTAAAAGAGAATATGTCCAGAAGAATAGATCTTAGCTTATCTGAAGACCTTTTAATGTTCTCTACATTCAATGATATTAATTTTGAAATCGTTGAGCAGACACCAAAAAAAATAATTTTTGCCGCACAACTTCCCCAAAACAAGAAAATAACAAAAACCTATACTCTTTCTGATACATATATCCAAAACTTAAAAATAGACACTAATACCCCTTTCAAAATACTTATCGGCCAGGGGCTTGGTACAGACGAAACGGATAAGGATGAGAACATAAAATTAACACGTGCTTTAGCATATCCTGTTGACGCTTTAAAAAAGATGGAAAATTTAAAAATCGGAGAATATGACTTTCCCGGTTATAAATGGGCTGCTTTAGATAACCGGTATTTTTTATCTGCAATAATCCCAGAAAATGATAAAGGTTTTGACAAAATAATTGTATCTAAAAGCGGCAAAAAAGAGCCTCCTTCTTTAATATTGTCTAAAGAGAAGTTTTCAGGTGACGGGACTGTTAGTATTTCCGTGGATTTTTATCTCGGTCCGAAATTGCTTAGCTCTTTAAAAGCTTTGAATATAGGCTTTGAAAATACGATTGATTTCGGGATGTTTGGCTTCTTAAGCAAGATCGCTTTGGAAGTTTTAAACTTCTTTTACCGTTTAACAGTTAATTTTGGCTGGTCTATAATACTTTTAACCGTAGTTATTCAGATAATAGTTTTTCCCCTGACTATAAAAAGTTTTAAAGCTCAGGCCGCTATGAAGAAACTAAACCCGATGATAAAAGAAATACAGACAAAATTTAAGAGTGACCCGAAAAGGCTTAATATAGAAATGCTAAATGTGTACAAGACCCAGAAGGTAAATCCCCTGGGCGGCTGTCTGCCGATGCTGCTTCAGATCCCTATTTTCTGGGCTTTATTCAATGCCTTAAGAACAACTTACGAATTGCGGGGTGCTCCCTGGATATTCTGGATAAAAGACCTGTCAGTGCATGACCCTTACTATATCCTTCCTGTCGTAATGGGCATAGGGATGCTGTTCCAGCAGAAGATGGTCTCTGTAAGCGCTGACCCGACACAGGCAAAAATGATGTATTTAATGCCAGTGGTGTTTACTTTTATGTTCTTAAAATTTCCGTCAGGCCTTGTATTGTACTGGCTTACAAACAGCATGATATCTATGATAGAACAATATTTTATTATGTTACGCCAAGAGGAGGTAGGTAATGTCTGA
- the yidD gene encoding membrane protein insertion efficiency factor YidD: MKRILLYIITVYQKISSIGFAHCRFYPSCSCYTHEAVERYGVLTGTWLGFLRISRCHPFSKGGVDPVPEIKKCNNFSIKI, translated from the coding sequence GTGAAAAGAATATTACTTTACATTATTACCGTTTATCAGAAAATTTCAAGCATAGGATTTGCACACTGCAGATTTTATCCGAGCTGTTCTTGCTATACGCATGAAGCTGTAGAAAGATACGGCGTATTGACCGGTACTTGGCTTGGGTTTTTAAGGATATCCAGATGCCACCCTTTTTCTAAGGGAGGCGTTGACCCTGTACCGGAAATCAAAAAATGTAATAACTTTTCGATCAAAATATAA
- the rnpA gene encoding ribonuclease P protein component, which yields MSFNDNINKDLTGFTFRYKERLHSQKDFKQAISLGRKLVHPAIFIYIYKRKDSEGLTRLGLVTSGKLGIAAHRNRLKRRLREIFRLNKYSMARGLDIVFIPKKDAIDLNFEKLRDLVLGLLEKAQAFEKRI from the coding sequence ATGTCTTTTAATGATAATATAAACAAGGATCTAACGGGGTTTACTTTTAGATATAAAGAAAGGCTTCACAGCCAGAAGGATTTTAAACAAGCTATAAGTTTAGGCCGGAAGCTGGTTCATCCGGCTATTTTTATATACATTTACAAAAGAAAAGATTCTGAAGGTTTGACAAGGCTGGGCCTTGTAACAAGCGGTAAACTGGGTATCGCTGCGCACCGCAACAGGTTAAAAAGACGGCTTAGAGAGATCTTCAGATTGAACAAATACAGTATGGCCCGGGGCCTGGATATTGTTTTTATCCCTAAAAAAGATGCCATTGACCTGAATTTTGAAAAACTGCGTGACCTTGTCTTAGGTTTACTTGAGAAAGCACAAGCTTTTGAAAAAAGAATATAA
- the rpmH gene encoding 50S ribosomal protein L34: MVKRTFQPNVRRRKKAIGFRARMSTSGGRGVLSRRRSKGRKTLSA; encoded by the coding sequence ATGGTTAAACGTACATTCCAGCCGAACGTTCGGCGCAGAAAAAAAGCGATCGGGTTTAGAGCCCGGATGAGCACAAGCGGCGGCCGCGGAGTTTTAAGCCGTAGAAGATCTAAAGGCCGCAAGACTTTATCTGCTTGA